One Apostichopus japonicus isolate 1M-3 chromosome 7, ASM3797524v1, whole genome shotgun sequence genomic region harbors:
- the LOC139969716 gene encoding solute carrier family 35 member G1-like, with amino-acid sequence MTSTDNTLKWIGQELSSRGMPMIGIFYATLSAICFSTEDMILYQVIENFHPAFIFVCNSFVVLCLCFMFAVIVRLRWRPVSSTQVLLIILYGSFDCTSQMAISLSIFSIGPGNAVALFFTLTIFSVIFSVTFLKVKPRLKDLFFAICSTGGVALIALALQQEDLSKEGFSLPTPYGICSAILAAMSFSGSLVVGRKLACYENSHFLVNLLSYSCQYLLISLILCSFLDGWSLPRTPIDVLMLTGTGVTTFGGFLFGYLAVCREKPTTVSIILTSEIVMTYVGQFIFFNFSFQWQTLAGSVLIIFSCIGTIVSEEVDEISDREAVSEVEGKEEDEQRPILK; translated from the coding sequence ATGACGTCCACTGACAATACATTGAAATGGATAGGCCAGGAACTTTCATCTCGAGGGATGCCAATGATCGGGATATTCTACGCCACTCTCAGTGCTATTTGCTTTTCCACTGAAGACATGATACTTTACCAAGTTATTGAGAACTTTCATCCAGCTTTCATATTCGTCTGTAACTCATTTGTAGTCCTATGTCTATGTTTCATGTTTGCTGTCATTGTAAGACTTCGTTGGCGTCCAGTTTCTTCCACCCAAGTATTGCTGATCATTCTCTACGGCAGCTTTGATTGTACATCCCAAATGGCTATTTCTTTATCTATATTTAGCATCGGTCCAGGCAATGCCGTTGCGTTGTTCTTTACACTCACAATTTTCTCTGTAATTTTCAGTGTTACTTTTCTGAAGGTCAAACCGCGATTAAAAGATTTATTCTTTGCAATTTGTTCAACCGGTGGAGTAGCGCTGATAGCTTTGGCACTGCAACAGGAAGATTTATCCAAAGAAGGATTCAGTTTGCCAACACCTTACGGCATATGCTCGGCCATCTTGGCTGCAATGTCGTTTTCAGGATCGCTTGTCGTTGGGAGGAAGCTAGCGTGttatgaaaattcacattttcttGTTAATCTTCTGTCATACTCTTGTCAATATCTCCTGATTTCCCTGATATTGTGTTCCTTCCTTGATGGTTGGTCTCTGCCCAGGACACCAATAGATGTTTTGATGCTGACAGGAACTGGTGTGACTACCTTTGGTGGGTTTCTATTCGGATATCTTGCCGTCTGTAGGGAAAAACCTACCACAGTCTCTATCATATTAACATCAGAAATTGTTATGACCTACGTTGGACAgttcattttcttcaattttagtTTCCAGTGGCAGACACTAGCAGGATCTGTGCTAATAATATTTTCGTGTATAGGTACAATTGTCAGTGAGGAAGTTGATGAGATTTCTGACCGTGAAGCAGTTTCAGAGGTTGAAGGTAAAGAAGAGGATGAACAACGGCCAATATTGAAGTAA